The proteins below are encoded in one region of Streptomyces cyanogenus:
- a CDS encoding flavoprotein has protein sequence MTEPTAPDKKPFLYVVVCASGIAPDVGKLITVAQEANWDVGVVATPQGLGFIDAKAVEAQTGYPIRSAWRRPGDPRPLPPADAIAVAPATFNTLNKWAAGISDTLALGILCEAYGMGIPTVALPCLNAAQAAHPAYRQSLERLRSMGVLIGSQEPYDSGTGDRFRWEEALELLDRVR, from the coding sequence GTGACCGAGCCGACCGCCCCGGACAAGAAACCCTTCCTGTACGTCGTCGTCTGCGCGAGCGGCATCGCCCCCGACGTCGGCAAACTGATCACCGTCGCCCAGGAGGCGAACTGGGACGTCGGTGTCGTCGCCACACCCCAGGGCCTCGGCTTCATCGACGCCAAGGCGGTCGAGGCACAGACCGGTTACCCGATCCGCTCCGCCTGGCGCAGGCCGGGGGACCCGCGCCCGCTGCCGCCCGCGGACGCCATCGCGGTCGCCCCGGCCACCTTCAACACCCTCAACAAGTGGGCCGCCGGGATCTCCGACACCCTCGCGCTGGGCATCCTGTGCGAGGCGTACGGCATGGGCATCCCGACGGTCGCCCTGCCCTGCCTGAACGCCGCCCAGGCCGCCCACCCCGCCTACCGGCAGAGCCTGGAGCGGCTGCGGTCGATGGGCGTCCTGATCGGCTCCCAGGAACCGTACGACTCCGGGACGGGCGACCGCTTCCGCTGGGAGGAGGCCCTGGAACTGCTCGACCGCGTGCGCTGA
- a CDS encoding class I SAM-dependent methyltransferase, which translates to MAVYDTLGATYARTRRPDPRIAARISAAIGDAADVLNVGAGTGSYEPPQTVLAVEPSRVMIGQRPPGSAPAVQAVAEHLPLRDDATDAVMALLTVHHWADLAAGIGELRRVARRRVVVLTWDQHVFRERFWLVRDYLPEAAAFDDSRAVPTDRLIDLLGGGRQEAVHVPHDCVDGFGAAYWRRPHAYLDPHVRAGISMLAQTGDAALAPGLTRLADDVRTGRWHTRYAELLTLASLDVGYRLIVADQ; encoded by the coding sequence ATGGCCGTCTACGACACACTCGGCGCGACGTACGCCCGGACGCGCCGGCCCGATCCGCGGATCGCCGCCCGGATCAGCGCGGCGATCGGGGACGCGGCGGACGTGCTCAACGTCGGAGCGGGCACCGGTTCGTACGAACCGCCGCAGACGGTCCTCGCGGTCGAACCCAGCCGGGTCATGATCGGCCAGCGTCCGCCGGGTTCCGCTCCCGCGGTGCAGGCCGTCGCGGAGCACCTTCCGCTGCGCGACGACGCCACCGATGCCGTCATGGCGCTGCTGACCGTGCACCACTGGGCCGACCTGGCGGCCGGCATCGGAGAGCTGCGCAGGGTCGCCCGCCGCCGCGTCGTCGTCCTCACGTGGGACCAGCACGTCTTCCGCGAGCGGTTCTGGCTCGTACGGGACTACCTCCCGGAGGCAGCCGCGTTCGACGACAGCCGGGCCGTCCCCACCGACCGGCTGATCGACCTGCTCGGCGGGGGCCGCCAGGAAGCGGTCCACGTCCCGCACGACTGCGTCGACGGCTTCGGTGCCGCGTACTGGCGCCGCCCACACGCCTACCTCGACCCCCACGTGCGTGCGGGGATCTCCATGCTGGCCCAGACCGGCGACGCCGCACTCGCGCCGGGCCTGACCCGGCTCGCGGACGACGTGAGGACCGGCCGCTGGCACACCCGCTACGCCGAGCTGCTCACGCTCGCATCCCTCGACGTCGGTTACCGGCTCATCGTGGCCGACCAGTGA
- a CDS encoding SCO3870 family protein yields MTKAPFVAVSAATAALGTALGSLALQLRSAGYEQYVESVATFSVVMYVTAALVLVAWVRDGRPHAN; encoded by the coding sequence ATGACCAAGGCACCGTTCGTGGCCGTGTCCGCCGCCACCGCCGCGCTGGGGACGGCGCTCGGCTCGCTCGCGCTGCAACTGCGCTCGGCGGGCTATGAGCAGTACGTGGAGTCCGTGGCCACCTTCAGCGTCGTCATGTACGTCACCGCCGCCCTGGTCCTGGTGGCGTGGGTGCGGGACGGCCGGCCCCACGCGAACTGA